DNA from Oryzisolibacter sp. LB2S:
CCATCCCCGCGTTCGCGGGAATGGCGGCGGGTCTTGCAGACGTCGCGTGAAATCTCGACAGGCATCGCGACTTGAACCACAACGAAACCATCCAAGGAGACACCCATGCCCGACAACGCCCTGATGTCCCGCCGCGAAGGCGCGGTGCTGGTGCTGTCCAACAACAACCCGGCCGCGCGTAACGCGCTCACGCCGGGCTTCTACACGGGCCTGACCGAGGCGCTGCGCGCGGCCGCGGGCGATGCCGGCGTGGGCGCCATCGTGGTCACGGGCGAGGGCGGGCATTTCTGCGCGGGTGGCGACCTGCGCCAGCTCATCCACCGGCGCGAGCTGCCCATTGGCGAGCGGCGCCAGCGCCTGGAGCTGCTGCACAACCTGGTGCGCGCGCTGCGCGACTGCCCCAAGCCCGTCATCATGGCCGTGGAGGGTGCGGCCGCGGGTGCCGGCCTGTCGCTGGCGCTGGCCGGCGACATGCTGGTGGCGGCGAAAAACGCCCAGTTCTCCGTGGCCTATGTCAAGGTCGGGCTCACGCCCGATGGCGGTGCGACGGCGCTGCTGGCCGAGTTTGTCTCGCGCCAGGTATTGACCGAGCTGTGCCTGACGGGCGAACGCGTGAGCGGCGAGCGCATGCATGCGCTTGGCGTGGTCAACCGTCTGACCGAACCCGGCCAGGCCCTCGCGACGGCCATCGCGCTCGCGCAGCAGATTGCCACCGGCCCCGATCTGGCCATGGCGCGCATCAAGCACCTGTGCCGCATGGCGCCGCGCAACACGCTCGAGCAGCAGCTCGAGCTCGAGGCCTTGTACATGCCGCTGTCGCAGGAGACGGCCGAGTCGCTCGAGGGCATCGGCGCCTTTCTGGAAAAGCGCGCGCCCGACTTCGCCCGGCTGCGCAAGGCCTGAATCAACGACCACGAGGAGACATCTCATGAGCCAAACACCTACCCAGGATCTGCCGCTGGCCGGCGTGCGCGTGCTCGACCTCTCGCGCGTGTTCGCGGGCCCCATGTGCGCCATGGTGCTGGCCGACTTCGGCGCCGAGGTCATCAAGGTCGAACACCCCGGCCGCGGCGACGACACGCGCGACTGGGGCCTGCGCATCGGCAAGACCGAGACCACCTACTACAACAGCATGAACCGCAACAAGCGGTCCATCACCATAGACCTGCAAAGCGCCGAGGGTCTGAAGATCATCCACGACCTCGTGCCCCAGTGCGACGTGGTCATCCACAACTTCAAGACCGGCGGCGCCGAGAAGCTGGGCCTGGGCTACGAGCAGCTCAAGGCCCTCAAGGGCGACCTGATCTACTGCGCCGTCGCCGGCTATGACGTGACCGGCCCCGAGGCCAGCCGGCCCGGTTATGACCTCGTCATCCAGGCCGAGGCCGGCCTCATGGCGCTCAACGGCGAGGCCGGCACGCCGCCGCTCAAGTTCGGCGTGGCCGTGGTAGACCTGATGACCGGCATGTATGCGGCACAGGCCATCCTGGCGGCCATGTTCAGCCGCGAGCGCACGGGCGCGGGCCGGCTCATAGAGATGGCGCTGTACGACTGCGGCCTCATGGTCACGGGCTACTACGGGCTCGATGCGCTGAAACTGGGCCACGACCCCGAGCGCTACGGCAACGCCCATCCGTCCATCGTGCCCTACGGCATGTATGAGGCGGCGGACGGGCCGCTCATCATCGCCGTGGGCAACAACGCCCAGTTCGACAAGTTCTGCCGGCAGGTGATCATGCGCCCGGACATCGTCGAGGACCCGCGCTTTGCCACCAATGTGGAGCGCGCCCGGCACCGCCTGGAGCTCGGCCCCATGCTCAAGGAAATTCTCCACACCTTCCCGCGCGACCTGCTGCTCGAACGCCTCACCGCCGCCGGCATTCCGTGCGGGCGCGTCGCCGGCCTGCACGAGGCCCTGACCAGCGAGCGCACGCGCCGCGGCGCCCTGGTGCAGGACATGCCGCACCCCGTGGTCGGCAGCACCCCCGTGTTCGCGCCGCCCTACCGCCTGGACGGCCGGCGCCTGCCGATTCGCAGCGCCCCGCCCACGCTGGGCGAGGGCACGCGCGACGTGCTCACGCGCCTGCTGGCACTGAGTGACGGCGAGCTGCAGCGGCTGCAGACGCAGGGCGTGCTGACGCTGCCGGATCTGTGATGCTATTGAAACAAGAGCTTTTCGCGCTTGCTGCACAAGCGCTGTGGCCATTTTTAAAGGAGACGACATGAAACATTCCGCCATCACCCGACGCAGCGCGCTGGCGCTGGCCGCAGCCCCCCTCATGGCCAGCCTGGCCGGCGGCGCCCTCGCGCAGGGCGCCTGGCCCGACAGAATGATCAAGCTGGTCGTGCCCTTCCCCGCGGGCGGGCCCACGGACACGGCCTCGCGCATCGTGGGCCAGAAGCTGGCCGACCGCCTCAAGCAGCCCGTGGTGGTGGACAACCGCCCCGGTGCCTCGGGGTCGATTGCCGCGGTGCAGGTCATCAAGAGCCCGGCCGACGGCTACACGCTGATGATGCTGGCCACGCCCACGCTGCTGGCGCCGCATCTGTACCGGAAGGCCGGCTACGACACGGTCAAGGACTTCACGCCCGTGGCCACGGTGTATGACCTGCCCATCGTCATCGTCGTCAACCCCCAGCTGCTGCCCCAGGTGACCGACCTCAAGGGCCTGATCGCCCACGCCAAGGCGCAAAAGACACCGCTCAACTACACCAGCTCGGGCGCGGGCAGCTTCGGTCACCTGAGCATGGAGCTGCTCAAGCAGATGGGCGGCTTCGACATGCAGCATGTGCCCTACAAGGGCGGCGTGCCGGCCATCACCGACACCATAGGCGGCCAGGTGCCCATCATGTATGCCGACCTGGTCGCCGCGCTGCCCCACATCAAGGCCGGCAAGCTGCGCGCCATCGCCGTGGGCTCGCCCCAGCGCGTGGTCATGCTGCCCGACGTGCCGACGATTGCCGAGCAGGGCGTCAAGGGCTACGACGCCGTGTCCTGGGGTGGCCTGCTTGCGCCGCCGGGCACGCCCAAGGCCGTGGCGGACCGCATCGCCACCGAGGTCAAGGCCATCCTGGCCGACAAGGAGGTGCAGGACAGGCTGCTCGGCGTGGGCGCCATCGCGCATTTCCAGGATCCGGCCCAGATGGGCCAGCGCATCCAGACCGACTACGCGCGCTGGGGCCAGATCATCCGCGACAAGGGCATTGCACCGGAGTGAACAAGGCATGAAGACTCGCATCACAGAACTCTTTGGCATAGAGCACCCCATCATCCAGGGCGGCATGCACCACGTGGGCTATGCCGAGCTCGCGGCGGCCGTCTCCAACGCCGGGGGGCTGGGCGTCATCACGGGCCTGACGCAGAAGACGCCCGAGCTGCTGGCGTGCGAGATCGCGCGCTGCCGCGAGATGACGGACAAGCCCTTCGGCGTGAACCTGACCTTTCTGCCCGCGGTCAACCCGCCCGACTATCCCGGCTATGTGCGGGCCATCGTCGAGGGCGGCGTGAAGATCGTCGAGACGGCCGGCAACAACCCGCAGAAATGGCTTCCCGCGCTGAAGGACGCCGGCATCAAGGTCATCCACAAATGCACCTCGGTGCGCCATGCGCTCAAGGCCGAATCAATTGGCTGCGACGCCATCAGCGTGGACGGCTTCGAGTGCGGCGGCCACCCGGGCGAGGACGACATCCCCAACTTCATCCTGCTGCCGCGCGCGGCCGAGGAGCTCAAGATCCCTTTCGTCGCCTCGGGCGGCATGGCCGACGGGCGCTCGCTCGTGGCTGCGCTGGCGCTGGGCGCCGAGGGCATGAACATGGGCACGCGCTTCATCGCGACGAAAGAGGCGCCCGTGCACGACAACGTCAAGCAAACCATCGTCGCGGCGAGCGAGCTTGACACGCGCCTGATCCTGCGCCCCATGCGCAACACCGAGCGCGTGCTGGTCAACGCCGCCACCGAGCGCGTGCTCGAGAAGGAAAAGCGCCTGGGCAGCAGCATCCAGTTTGGCGACATCGCGCCCGAGCTCGCCGGGGTCTATCCGCGCATCATGCAGGGTGGCGACATGGACGCCGGCGTCTGGTCCTGCGGCATGGTCGCGGGCCTGATCCGCGACGTGCCCAGCGTCAAGGAGCTGATCGACCGCATCATGGCCGAGGCCGAGTCGATCATCGCCCAGCGCCTGGCCGGCATGCTGCGATGACAGCGCTTCGCACATACCCCGTCATCCTCGTACTGCCGTCATCCCTGTCCCAGCCGTCATCTCTGCCCCAGCCGTCATCCCTGCACCAGCCGTCATCCCTGCACCAGCCGTCATTCCTGCACCAGCCGTCATCCCCGCCCCCACTCCGTCATCCCCGTGAAAGCGGGGATCCAGGGGCCTCGGCACGCCGCCCTGGATTCCCGCCCCGGATCGATGTCCGGGATGACGTTCCTGCGCGGGAATGACGAATCACCCCAAGCCCTTTTCAGAAAGGAACTCCCATGAAAATCCTCGTCCCCGTCAAACGCGTGGTGGACTACAACGTGAAGGTCCGCGTGAAGTCGGACGGCACGGGTGTGGACATCGCCAACGTCAAGATGAGCATGAACCCCTTTGACGAGATCGCCGTCGAAGAGGCCGTGCGCCTCAAGGAAAAGGGCGCCGCCACCGAGGTCATCGCCGTCTCCTGCGGCGTGGCGCAATGCCAGGAAACCCTGCGCACCGCCCTGGCCATCGGCGCCGACCGCGCCATCCTGGTCGAGACCCCCGCCGACCTCGAGCTCCAGCCCCTGGCCGTGGCCAAGCTGCTCAAGGCCCTGGTCGACAAGGAACAGCCCGGCCTCGTGATCCTGGGCAAGCAGGCCATCGACGACGACGCCAACCAGACCGGCCAGATGCTCGCCGCGCTCGCCGACCTGCCCCAGGCCACGTTCGCGAGCAAGGTCGAGGTCGCAGGTGACAAGGTGAGCGTCACGCGCGAGGTCGACGGCGGCCTGGAAACCCTGGAGCTGAGCCAGCCGGCCGTCATCACCACCGACCTGCGCCTGAACGAGCCGCGCTACGTCACGCTGCCCAACATCATGAAGGCCAAGAAAAAGCCGCTCGAGACCGTCAAGCCCGAGGACCTGGGCGTGGACGTGGCCCCGCGCCTGAAGACCCTCAAGGTGGCCGAGCCCCCGAAGCGCGGCGCCGGCATCAAGGTGCCCGACGTGGCCACGCTGGTCGCCAAACTCAGGAACGAAGCCAAGGTGATCTGACGCGGTGGCGCGCTGGGCAACACCGCCCTTTGCACAACCACCGTCATCCCCGCGCAGGCGGGGATCCAGGAGCAGCCCCGGCCGCTGGCCATCCATGGATTCCCGCCTGCGCGGGAATGACGCCAGAACCACGGGCCTTTGCTCCACGCTGACCGCACAACCCAAGGAATACCCATGACCGCACTCGCGAACATTCTCGTCGTGGCTGAACACGACAACGCAAGCCTGAAGAGCGCCACCCTCAACACCGTCACGGCCGCCGCCGCCTGCGGGGGCGAGGTCCATGTGCTCGTCGCCGGAGAAAACGCTGGCGCCGCCGCCCAGGCCGCCGCCCAGATCGCCGGCGTCGCCAAGGTGCTGCACGCCGACGGCGCCGCCTTGAAGGACGGCCTGGCGGAAAACCTCGCCGCCCAGGTGCTCGCCATTGCCGGCGGCTACAGCCACATCCTGTTCCCGGCCACGGCCAGCGGCAAGAACGTGGCCCCGTGCGTGGCCGCCAAGCTCGACGTGGCGCAGATCAGCGACATCACCCGCGTCGACAGCCCCGACACCTACGAGCGCCCCATCTACGCGGGCAACGCGATTGCCACCGTGCAAAGCGCCGACGCCGTGAAGGTCATCACCGTGCGCGGCACGGGCTTTGATGCGGCAGCCGCCACCGGTGGCAGCGCCCAGGTCGAGACCATCGCCGCCGTGCAGGACGCGGGCAAGAGCCGCTTTGTGGGCCGCGAGGTCACCAAGAGCGACCGGCCCGAGCTCACCGCCGCCAAGATCATCGTCTCGGGCGGCCGCGCGCTGGGCAGTGCCGAGAAGTTCAACGAGGTCATCACGCCGCTGGCCGACAAACTCGGCGCGGCCATCGGTGCCTCCCGCGCGGCCGTGGACGCGGGCTATGCCCCGAACGACCTGCAGGTGGGCCAGACGGGCAAGATCGTCGCGCCCCAGCTCTACATCGCCTGCGGCATCTCGGGCGCCATCCAGCACCTGGCGGGCATGAAGGACAGCAAGGTCATCGTGGCCATCAACAAGGACCCCGAGGCGCCCATCTTCAGCGTGGCCGACTATGGGCTGGAGGCCGATCTGTTTGCGGCCGTGCCGGAGATGGTCAAGCTGCTGTGACCTCACCATGGGGGCGGCAGAGAGCGCCCCTTTCGCTTTTCAGACAAGAACCGGAGACTGATATGTGCATGTATTTGACGCGTCGGAAAATGGTGGCCATGACTGCTGCAGCGCTGGCTGCCACCAGCGCCCCCTCCTGGGCACAGGCACAGGACTTTCCGTCCAAGCCCATTACGCTGATCGTGCCCTTCCCGGCCGGCGGCTCCACCGATCGTCACATGCGTACCTTGGCCGATCTGGCCGGCAAGCAGTTGGGCCAGCCCATCGTCGTCGACAACCGGCCGGGTGCGGGCGGCACGCTGGGGCCTGGCACCATGGCACGCACGGCCAAGCCAGATGGCTACACGATCACACAGTTCCCGATGTCCATGCTGCGCATGGCGCACATGCAAAAGGTGGCGTGGAACCCCATCACCGACTTCACCTACATCATCGGCGTCTCGGGCTACACCTTCGGCTTTACGGTGCGCAGCGATTCGCCCTACAGGAGTTTCAACGACTACATAGCGGCCGCGCGCAAGAGTCCTGGCGCCGTGGACTATGGCTCCACGGGCGCAGGCACCTCGCCGCACCTGCTGATGGAGGAACTGGCCGAGAACGCCAAAGTCAAGTTGACCCATGTCCCGTTCAAGGGCAATGCCGACCTGCAGCAGGCGCTGCTCGGTGGCCACGTATCGGCGCAAAGCGATGCCACGGGCTGGGACAAGTACGTCGATGGCGGTCAGATGCGTCTGCTTCTGACGTTTGGAGAAAAGCGCACCACACGCTGGCCCGAGGTGCCCACGGCCAAGGAACTGGGCTATGGCGTGGTCTCCACCTCTCCCTATGGACTGGTTGGGCCCAAGGGCATGGATCCGGCCATCGTTCAGAAGCTGCACGATGCCTTCAAGAAGGCCATGGATGATCCGCGCCATGCCGAGCTGATGCTGCAGCTGAACCAGGATGCCTGGTACCGCTCGGGCGCCGACTATGCCCAATGGGCCAAGGAGGCCTTTGCCAAGGATAAGCTGCTGATCGAGCGCCTGGGCCTCGGGGCCAAGTGAACGCAGTGAACCGCCCCGGGTTTCGCGGAGGCTCAACACTCTGAGAGGATTGAGCCATGAAGAAGTCAAACAAGTTCTCGCCCGAGGTACGCGAGCGTGCGGTGAGGATGGTGCAGGAGCACCGTGGAGAGTACCCGTCGCTGTGGGCGGCCATCGAATCGATCGCGCCCAAGATTGGCTGTGTGCCGCAGACCTTGCACGAATGGGTCAAGCAAGCCGAGGTTGACGCGGGCACGCGTGAAGGCGTGTCCACGGCTGAAGCCCGGCGCATCAAGGAGCTCGAGCGCGAGGTCAAGGAGCTTCGCCGTGCCAACGAAATCCTGAAGTTGGCCAGTGCGTTTTTCGCCCAGGCGGAGCTCGACCGCCGATTGAAGTGATGTACCGGCTGGTCGATGAGCACCGCCAAGTTCACGGGGGCGAGCCGATGTGCAAGGTGCTGCAGATCGCCCCGTCGGCCTACCGCAGACACGCAGCCCGGCTGCGTGATGCCCGACTGCTCAGTCGCAGGGCACAGCGCGATGCAGTGTTGATGCCAGACATCGAGCGGGTGTGGAATGACAACCTGCAGGTCTATGGCGCCGATAAGGTGTGGATGCAGATGAACCGCGAGGGCACAGTCGTTGCCCGGTGCACCGTTGAGCGCCTGATGAAACGACTGGGCCTGCAGGGCGTGCGGCGCGGCAAGGTGGTTCGCGCCACGGTCAGCGACCCCAAGGCGCCGTGCCCGCTGGATAAGGTCAACCGGCAGTTCCATGCCCAGCGGCCCAACCAGCTATGGGTGTCGGACTTCACCTATGTCTCGACCTGGCAGGGTTGGCTCTATGTGGCCTTTATTGTCGACGTCTTCG
Protein-coding regions in this window:
- a CDS encoding nitronate monooxygenase family protein codes for the protein MKTRITELFGIEHPIIQGGMHHVGYAELAAAVSNAGGLGVITGLTQKTPELLACEIARCREMTDKPFGVNLTFLPAVNPPDYPGYVRAIVEGGVKIVETAGNNPQKWLPALKDAGIKVIHKCTSVRHALKAESIGCDAISVDGFECGGHPGEDDIPNFILLPRAAEELKIPFVASGGMADGRSLVAALALGAEGMNMGTRFIATKEAPVHDNVKQTIVAASELDTRLILRPMRNTERVLVNAATERVLEKEKRLGSSIQFGDIAPELAGVYPRIMQGGDMDAGVWSCGMVAGLIRDVPSVKELIDRIMAEAESIIAQRLAGMLR
- a CDS encoding electron transfer flavoprotein subunit alpha/FixB family protein, whose translation is MTALANILVVAEHDNASLKSATLNTVTAAAACGGEVHVLVAGENAGAAAQAAAQIAGVAKVLHADGAALKDGLAENLAAQVLAIAGGYSHILFPATASGKNVAPCVAAKLDVAQISDITRVDSPDTYERPIYAGNAIATVQSADAVKVITVRGTGFDAAAATGGSAQVETIAAVQDAGKSRFVGREVTKSDRPELTAAKIIVSGGRALGSAEKFNEVITPLADKLGAAIGASRAAVDAGYAPNDLQVGQTGKIVAPQLYIACGISGAIQHLAGMKDSKVIVAINKDPEAPIFSVADYGLEADLFAAVPEMVKLL
- a CDS encoding tripartite tricarboxylate transporter substrate binding protein; translated protein: MCMYLTRRKMVAMTAAALAATSAPSWAQAQDFPSKPITLIVPFPAGGSTDRHMRTLADLAGKQLGQPIVVDNRPGAGGTLGPGTMARTAKPDGYTITQFPMSMLRMAHMQKVAWNPITDFTYIIGVSGYTFGFTVRSDSPYRSFNDYIAAARKSPGAVDYGSTGAGTSPHLLMEELAENAKVKLTHVPFKGNADLQQALLGGHVSAQSDATGWDKYVDGGQMRLLLTFGEKRTTRWPEVPTAKELGYGVVSTSPYGLVGPKGMDPAIVQKLHDAFKKAMDDPRHAELMLQLNQDAWYRSGADYAQWAKEAFAKDKLLIERLGLGAK
- a CDS encoding IS3 family transposase (programmed frameshift), with the translated sequence MKKSNKFSPEVRERAVRMVQEHRGEYPSLWAAIESIAPKIGCVPQTLHEWVKQAEVDAGTREGVSTAEARRIKELEREVKELRRANEILKLASAFFGPGGARPPIEVMYRLVDEHRQVHGGEPMCKVLQIAPSAYRRHAARLRDARLLSRRAQRDAVLMPDIERVWNDNLQVYGADKVWMQMNREGTVVARCTVERLMKRLGLQGVRRGKVVRATVSDPKAPCPLDKVNRQFHAQRPNQLWVSDFTYVSTWQGWLYVAFIVDVFARRIVGWRVSTSMSTDFVLDALEQALYERQPERDSSLIHHSDRGSQYVSIRYSERLAEAGVEPSVGSKGDSYDNALAETINGLYKAEVIHRRTWKTREAVELATLTWVSWFNHHRLMGPLGYIPPAEAEANYYRQLSEQSAELA
- a CDS encoding oxepin-CoA hydrolase, alternative type, coding for MPDNALMSRREGAVLVLSNNNPAARNALTPGFYTGLTEALRAAAGDAGVGAIVVTGEGGHFCAGGDLRQLIHRRELPIGERRQRLELLHNLVRALRDCPKPVIMAVEGAAAGAGLSLALAGDMLVAAKNAQFSVAYVKVGLTPDGGATALLAEFVSRQVLTELCLTGERVSGERMHALGVVNRLTEPGQALATAIALAQQIATGPDLAMARIKHLCRMAPRNTLEQQLELEALYMPLSQETAESLEGIGAFLEKRAPDFARLRKA
- a CDS encoding CoA transferase, yielding MSQTPTQDLPLAGVRVLDLSRVFAGPMCAMVLADFGAEVIKVEHPGRGDDTRDWGLRIGKTETTYYNSMNRNKRSITIDLQSAEGLKIIHDLVPQCDVVIHNFKTGGAEKLGLGYEQLKALKGDLIYCAVAGYDVTGPEASRPGYDLVIQAEAGLMALNGEAGTPPLKFGVAVVDLMTGMYAAQAILAAMFSRERTGAGRLIEMALYDCGLMVTGYYGLDALKLGHDPERYGNAHPSIVPYGMYEAADGPLIIAVGNNAQFDKFCRQVIMRPDIVEDPRFATNVERARHRLELGPMLKEILHTFPRDLLLERLTAAGIPCGRVAGLHEALTSERTRRGALVQDMPHPVVGSTPVFAPPYRLDGRRLPIRSAPPTLGEGTRDVLTRLLALSDGELQRLQTQGVLTLPDL
- a CDS encoding tripartite tricarboxylate transporter substrate binding protein codes for the protein MKHSAITRRSALALAAAPLMASLAGGALAQGAWPDRMIKLVVPFPAGGPTDTASRIVGQKLADRLKQPVVVDNRPGASGSIAAVQVIKSPADGYTLMMLATPTLLAPHLYRKAGYDTVKDFTPVATVYDLPIVIVVNPQLLPQVTDLKGLIAHAKAQKTPLNYTSSGAGSFGHLSMELLKQMGGFDMQHVPYKGGVPAITDTIGGQVPIMYADLVAALPHIKAGKLRAIAVGSPQRVVMLPDVPTIAEQGVKGYDAVSWGGLLAPPGTPKAVADRIATEVKAILADKEVQDRLLGVGAIAHFQDPAQMGQRIQTDYARWGQIIRDKGIAPE
- a CDS encoding electron transfer flavoprotein subunit beta/FixA family protein; its protein translation is MKILVPVKRVVDYNVKVRVKSDGTGVDIANVKMSMNPFDEIAVEEAVRLKEKGAATEVIAVSCGVAQCQETLRTALAIGADRAILVETPADLELQPLAVAKLLKALVDKEQPGLVILGKQAIDDDANQTGQMLAALADLPQATFASKVEVAGDKVSVTREVDGGLETLELSQPAVITTDLRLNEPRYVTLPNIMKAKKKPLETVKPEDLGVDVAPRLKTLKVAEPPKRGAGIKVPDVATLVAKLRNEAKVI